The sequence TGGAAGCACGCTGGGCGACCTGGGCTGGGGGATCGCAGCCGACGGTGCGGGGAACGTCATAGTCAGCGGGTATTTCACGGGTACCGCAGATTTCGGTGGCGGGAACGTGACAAGCGCAGGCGGGAACGACATCTTTGTCGCCAAGTTTGCGCCTAACGGCGAGCACTTGTGGAGCCGAGGTTTCGGGAGCGCCGCGCACGACGCGAGCTGGGATGTGGTAGCGGATGGTGCAGGCAATGTTGTGCTTACAGGCGATGTGGCCGGCATGGCAGATTTCGGAGGTGGTGTACTCACCCCCGCAGGTAAGAGCGACATCTTCGTGGCCAAGTTCTCTCCTTCCGGCAGCTACTTATGGAGTAAACTCTTTGGGGGTGCCAACTTCGACTTTGGTTGGGGGCTCGCAACGGACCTCGGAGGCAGCGTTGTACTCACAGGGGCGTTCTCTGAGGCCGTGGATTTCGGAGGGGGTGGCCTTCTCAGCGCAGGAGACCGTGACACGTTCGTTGCGAAGTTTGCCTCTGACGGTAGCCACCTTTGGAGCAAGCCCTTTGGGGGCGTAGGTCCAGATCGTGGGAACGCTCTAGCAACGGACAGTGCGGGGAGTATCCTATTCACAGGGTACTTCAGCGAGGCAGTGGATTTTGGAGGCGGGGTTCTCACGAGTGCGGGCGCTGAAGACCTCTTCGTCGTCAGATTTGCCGCGGACGGCAGCCATCAGTGGAGCGCGCGCATCGGTGGGATTGGTGGCGACCAAGGCTGGAGTATAACCGCAGACGTCGCCGGTAGCGCCTTGTTCACGGGGCATTTTAGCAATGCGGTAGATTCTGGAGGCGGCACTCTAGTGAGTGCTGGGGAACGCGACGTTTTCGTTGCCCGAACGGGCCCGTAGCGTCGGGGTCAGCGACCGTCCCTCAGTCATCGTCAATTACGCTAAGCGATCTTTCGAAAAGGATAGCGAACTGGTTGAGCGCTTTGGCTCAGTCTCCATGCCGCCCTCCCCAGATTGATTTTAATTCAGGGCGGCTTCGTCGTTGGGCATTTAGGGAGATTCAGAATTGATGCGCTGTGCGGTGATGTCCCATTCGAAGCACCGGTAGGAGAAGCCGCCACAGACCGACTCTTCCACGACTCGATAGGTTAGGCCATTGGCAACGGTCGTCGT comes from Pseudomonadota bacterium and encodes:
- a CDS encoding SBBP repeat-containing protein; translation: MMGRGSLSMVAFLALAGCGLKSSSAGGVGAGDPGGPASGGGGAAGTGGTSGAIGGTAGMAGLGGAGVVGGPWSKRFGSTGRDVGIDVAVDPAGNIVLTGYFTGTVDFGGGDLTGPGRSIFVAKFAPAGTHLWSKRFGGTGETDYGGSVATDAAGNVLVTGAFGTSVDFGGGRLTSAGDRDVFVAKFSPDGGHLWSKRFGSTLGDLGWGIAADGAGNVIVSGYFTGTADFGGGNVTSAGGNDIFVAKFAPNGEHLWSRGFGSAAHDASWDVVADGAGNVVLTGDVAGMADFGGGVLTPAGKSDIFVAKFSPSGSYLWSKLFGGANFDFGWGLATDLGGSVVLTGAFSEAVDFGGGGLLSAGDRDTFVAKFASDGSHLWSKPFGGVGPDRGNALATDSAGSILFTGYFSEAVDFGGGVLTSAGAEDLFVVRFAADGSHQWSARIGGIGGDQGWSITADVAGSALFTGHFSNAVDSGGGTLVSAGERDVFVARTGP